From one Formosa sediminum genomic stretch:
- the pyrF gene encoding orotidine-5'-phosphate decarboxylase: MTTQELIDQIKRKKSFLAIGLDVDLNKIPPHLLGTEDPIFEFNKAIIDATHHLCVAYKPNTAFYEAYGIKGWKALEKTIQYLNDKYPEIFTIADAKRGDIGNTSTMYAKAFFEDLAFDSVTVAPYMGKDSVEPFLAFKDKHTILLALTSNQGAFDFQTKTIEGKDVYKQVLETSKTWENSENLMYVVGATKAEYLTDIRRIVPESFLLVPGVGAQGGSLQEVCKYGLTANVGLLINSSRGIIYASTSTDFAEAAAEKAKVLQQEMEAILMAQ; the protein is encoded by the coding sequence GTGACTACTCAGGAATTAATTGACCAAATAAAACGTAAAAAATCATTCTTAGCCATCGGATTAGATGTCGATTTAAATAAAATTCCACCACACTTACTTGGTACTGAAGATCCCATTTTTGAATTTAACAAAGCAATTATCGATGCTACTCATCACTTATGTGTGGCGTACAAACCCAACACTGCTTTTTATGAAGCCTACGGAATAAAAGGTTGGAAAGCTTTAGAAAAAACAATTCAGTATTTAAACGATAAGTATCCTGAAATATTTACTATAGCAGATGCTAAACGTGGCGATATCGGAAACACAAGCACCATGTATGCTAAAGCTTTTTTTGAAGATTTAGCTTTCGATAGTGTTACTGTTGCACCATATATGGGAAAAGATTCTGTAGAACCATTTCTAGCTTTTAAAGATAAACATACCATTCTTCTCGCATTAACGTCCAATCAAGGAGCTTTCGATTTTCAAACTAAAACTATTGAAGGTAAAGACGTATATAAACAGGTTTTAGAGACCTCTAAAACTTGGGAAAACTCAGAAAACTTAATGTATGTAGTTGGAGCAACGAAAGCCGAATATTTAACGGATATAAGAAGAATCGTTCCAGAGAGTTTTTTATTAGTTCCAGGAGTTGGTGCTCAAGGCGGAAGCTTACAAGAAGTGTGTAAATACGGATTAACAGCTAATGTTGGATTATTAATTAACTCTTCACGCGGAATAATTTATGCATCTACAAGTACCGATTTTGCTGAAGCTGCTGCAGAAAAGGCTAAAGTACTTCAGCAAGAAATGGAAGCAATTTTAATGGCACAGTAA
- the prfA gene encoding peptide chain release factor 1, which produces MLDKLQIVKQRFDEVSDLIIQPDIISDQKRYVQLNKEYKDLKALIDKREEYIELTNNIKEADEIIADGSDAEMVDMAKMQLDEAKARIPELEEEIKVMLIPKDPEDSKNAVVELRAGTGGDEASIFAGDLFRMYSKYCESKGWKVDTVDYSEGTNGGFKEIQFEVSGEDVYGTLKFEAGVHRVQRVPQTETQGRVHTSAATVMVFPEAEEFDVEINPKEVRIDYFCSSGPGGQSVNTTYSAVRLTHIPTGLVAQCQDQKSQHKNKEKAFKVLRSRLYEMELAKKNAADAEKRGSMVTSGDRSAKIRTYNYSQGRVTDHRIGLTLYDLSNIVNGDIQKIIDELQLAENTEKLKANDDVI; this is translated from the coding sequence ATGTTAGACAAGTTACAAATAGTAAAACAACGTTTTGATGAGGTTAGTGATTTAATCATTCAACCAGATATTATATCAGATCAAAAACGTTACGTACAATTAAATAAAGAATATAAAGATCTTAAAGCTCTTATCGATAAACGTGAAGAGTATATAGAACTTACAAATAATATAAAAGAAGCAGACGAAATTATTGCAGATGGAAGTGATGCCGAAATGGTAGACATGGCAAAAATGCAATTAGACGAAGCTAAAGCGCGCATACCCGAATTAGAAGAGGAAATTAAAGTGATGTTAATTCCTAAAGATCCAGAAGATAGTAAGAATGCTGTAGTTGAATTACGTGCTGGAACAGGTGGTGATGAAGCGAGTATCTTTGCTGGAGATTTATTTAGAATGTATTCTAAATATTGTGAAAGTAAAGGTTGGAAAGTAGATACTGTAGATTATAGTGAAGGAACCAATGGTGGATTTAAAGAAATTCAGTTTGAAGTTTCTGGAGAAGATGTGTACGGCACATTAAAATTTGAAGCAGGTGTGCATCGTGTACAACGTGTACCTCAAACAGAAACACAAGGACGTGTACATACTAGTGCGGCAACTGTTATGGTGTTTCCTGAAGCAGAAGAATTTGATGTGGAAATTAACCCAAAAGAAGTCCGTATAGATTATTTCTGTTCTTCAGGACCTGGAGGGCAATCTGTAAACACAACCTATTCAGCAGTACGTTTAACGCATATTCCAACGGGATTAGTGGCACAATGTCAAGACCAAAAATCGCAACATAAAAATAAAGAAAAAGCATTTAAAGTATTGCGTTCACGTTTATACGAAATGGAATTAGCAAAAAAGAATGCTGCCGATGCTGAAAAACGTGGTTCTATGGTAACTTCTGGAGATAGAAGTGCTAAAATTAGAACTTATAATTATTCGCAAGGTCGTGTCACAGACCATCGTATTGGATTAACGCTTTACGATTTGTCTAATATTGTTAATGGTGATATTCAAAAAATAATAGATGAATTGCAATTGGCAGAAAATACTGAAAAGTTAAAAGCTAATGACGATGTCATTTAA